Proteins encoded within one genomic window of Triticum aestivum cultivar Chinese Spring chromosome 2D, IWGSC CS RefSeq v2.1, whole genome shotgun sequence:
- the LOC123051153 gene encoding uncharacterized protein isoform X2, whose product MPPEKIWIQAKNIDAAAGEIIGVLEDTSKGNVIYFKGWEGFGASAVLNLVAQRLKSSTRLNKFDKVIHVDCSVWKSMRALQKVVAEELDLPQSVMAIFDLCDEEDDFNGMDQGSRGVIADIRREIFRKLVNSIFVVVFHNGSRRYIDLYDCGVPVTTFLSNKMLWTWHGRFRSNLILEEGEKEKMKSQTDVRLFPSHTGCEIEEGRDVLHEEALEVAKCTGIVHPDDMSHKIVMECLIYRTLIVTDMKTHAPNYWICDGIIQGQDNASAWEIGNSLHRNMCLDFDLTYNEETTPVLQVSDDLLVNRWNFTTHKQLLEDKAGALPPQVTSFFLFADESPTDRASILPVSMFQHSQSSKLRVLHLSHCTFSFASPPFVHCVQLRLLHLDHCRNITEDDEHPSHNEDISCFQKLWVLDLRYTHWSWLLSEKMKRLMVELRELNVEGVKHGSISDLWDGRHSLVILRVTAADPVPTENKDKYSQAQFPNMSSTNSLTTSSFINDVLPSLLESFSFSNKSTTTAKISSISFRGCSQLKNILLRGNLGSLEELDLSGTAVKTLDLREVEAPNLKRLMLLGCEKLCAILWPSEDKRTRVLEKLQINTIQSASPSHNNSEEKTNDASTAAGSSSILTFGASPQDIGRTASFEFQWYISVVDPRLMWSLLTFQQQLLGEEFVYMEIGSFSATGAAVGGCEVAQGIASQQQITQYLYARDILQERLQVVSAIEGVISWMWACPPIPTPSPRDCWYFHMQDEESMERGSLQRQHNTKRISTSVASAPLLICNYAKMLYVHDSSSITCVPCPQGSRWPWLKWCRVERCPKLCSVFATPQLSDDLDVFWSLSTFWASQLLKARYIWNWSAVGQPGGDSFEDLAFLHLDYCPRLIHVLPLSEHMDTLPSLETLEIVCCGDLKEVFSLDPNRQEKQETIEFPKLRRIHLYQLSNLQSICGSRMSAPNLETVRIRGCWGLRRLPAVSGSTTNRPKVDCEKDWWDNLEWDGVEAKHDPSLYEPSHSRYYKKAHVPRVTVLR is encoded by the exons ATGCCTCCAGAG AAGATCTGGATCCAGGCGAAAAACATCGATGCTGCAGCAGGAGAGATAATTGGTGTTTTGGAGGATACAAGCAAAGGAAATGTGATCTACTTCAAGGGCTGGGAAGGATTTGGAGCATCCGCTGTTCTCAATCTGGTGGCCCAACGCCTGAAATCATCCACGAGACTGAACAAGTTTGACAAGGTTATCCATGTAGATTGCTCGGTGTGGAAAAGCATGAGGGCCCTGCAAAAGGTAGTAGCAGAGGAGCTGGACCTTCCACAGTCTGTGATGGCCATCTTTGATCTATGCGACGAGGAGGACGATTTCAATGGGATGGATCAAGGATCCAGAGGGGTGATAGCAGATATCAGAAGGGAAATCTTCAGAAAGCTTGTTAACAGTATATTTGTGGTGGTTTTTCACAATGGGAGCAGAAGATACATTGATTTGTACGATTGTGGTGTCCCAGTAACAACATTTTTGAGTAACAAGATGTTGTGGACCTGGCACGGGAGGTTCCGGAGCAATCTCATACTAGAAGAAGGggaaaaggaaaagatgaagaGTCAGACAGATGTTCGCTTATTTCCTTCTCATACTGGATGTGAAATTGAGGAAGGGCGAGATGTACTGCATGAAGAGGCTTTGGAAGTTGCCAAGTGCACGGGGATTGTTCATCCTGACGATATGAGCCACAAGATAGTCATGGAGTGCCTCATATACAGGACACTGATTGTTACGGACATGAAGACACATGCACCAAACTATTGGATCTGCGATGGCATTATACAGGGCcaagacaatgcatcagcatggGAGATTGGCAATTCTCTGCACAGAAACATGTGCTTGGATTTTGATTTAACATATAATGAGGAAACAACTCCCGTGCTACAGGTGTCGGATGATTTACTTGTTAACCGCTGGAATTTCACCACCCACAAACAACTCCTAGAGGATAAGGCTGGAGCGTTGCCTCCTCAGGTGACATCCTTCTTCCTTTTTGCAGATGAATCACCAACAGATAGAGCATCAATATTGCCGGTTAGCATGTTTCAACATTCACAAAGCAGCAAGCTACGTGTGTTACACCTGTCTCATTGCACCTTCAGTTTTGCATCTCCTCCCTTCGTCCATTGCGTCCAACTAAGATTGCTCCATCTGGACCATTGCAGAAATATCACAGAGGATGATGAGCATCCAAGCCACAATGAAGACATATCATGTTTCCAGAAGCTATGGGTGCTGGATCTGAGGTATACACACTGGTCCTGGTTGCTAAGTGAAAAGATGAAGAGATTGATGGTTGAACTCAGGGAGCTGAATGTGGAGGGAGTCAAGCATGGGAGCATCAGTGATTTGTGGGATGGTAGACATAGCCTTGTCATACTTCGAGTAACAGCAGCAGATCCAGTCCCTACGGAGAACAAAGACAAATATAGTCAAGCACAATTCCCCAATATGTCCAGTACAAATAGCCTTACGACATCTTCCTTCATCAACGATGTCCTGCCTTCTTTGCTTGAGTCATTTAGCTTCAGTAACAAATCTACAACTACTGCCAAGATATCTAGCATCTCCTTCCGGGGTTGTTCTCAGTTGAAGAATATACTTCTCAGAGGTAATTTGGGGAGCCTGGAGGAGCTGGACCTCTCGGGAACGGCAGTGAAAACCCTTGACCTCAGAGAAGTGGAAGCTCCAAACCTCAAGCGTCTCATGCTGCTGGGCTGTGAGAAGCTCTGTGCAATATTATGGCCATCGGAAGATAAAAGGACAAGGGTTTTGGAGAAGTTGCAGATCAACACCATCCAATCTGCATCACCTAGCCATAATAATTCGGAAGAGAAGACCAACGACGCTAGTACTGCTgcaggatcatcatctatccttacTTTTGGGGCTTCACCACAAGACATCGGTCGAACTGCATCTTTTGAGTTTCAGTGGTACATATCTGTAGTGGATCCAAGGCTCATGTGGTCGCTTCTTACCTTTCAACAACAACTTCTTGGGGAAGAATTTGTATACATGGAGATTGGTTCATTTTCTGCAACTGGAGCTGCTGTTGGTGGTTGTGAAGTTGCTCAAGGCATCGCGAGCCAGCAGCAGATTACTCAATACTTATATGCAAGAGATATCTTGCAAGAGCGCCTGCAAGTTGTCAGTGCTATAGAAGGTGTTATTAGCTGGATGTGGGCTTGCCCACCTATTCCTACTCCAAGTCCTCGAGACTGCTGGTACTTCCACATGCAAGATGAAGAGAGTATGGAGAGAGGATCGTTACAGCGGCAACACAACACCAAAAGGATTAGTACCAGTGTTGCTTCAGCCCCTCTCCTTATATGTAATTATGCAAAGATGTTGTATGTGCATGATAGCTCGTCCATCACTTGCGTTCCGTGCCCACAAGGTTCAAGGTGGCCGTGGCTTAAATGGTGCCGAGTTGAGAGGTGCCCCAAGCTATGCTCTGTCTTTGCTACTCCCCAACTAAGTGATGACCTGGACGTCTTTTGGTCCTTGTCTACGTTCTGGGCGTCCCAGCTCCTGAAGGCGCGCTACATCTGGAACTGGAGTGCAGTAGGTCAACCTGGTGGAGATTCGTTCGAAGACCTAGCGTTCTTGCACCTGGACTATTGCCCCAGACTCATACATGTGCTTCCCTTGTCTGAGCATATGGACACCCTGCCTAGCCTGGAGACGCTGGAGATCGTGTGCTGCGGTGATCTGAAGGAAGTCTTCTCTTTGGACCCTAATCGCCAAGAGAAGCAGGAAACTATAGAATTTCCCAAGCTAAGAAGGATCCACCTGTACCAGCTCTCCAACCTACAAAGCATCTGTGGGAGCAGGATGTCCGCGCCGAACCTTGAGACCGTCAGAATCCGGGGCTGTTGGGGCCTTCGACGCCTGCCGGCAGTCAGCGGCAGCACCACCAACCGGCCCAAGGTGGACTGCGAGAAGGACTGGTGGGACAACCTGGAGTGGGACGGTGTGGAGGCGAAGCACGACCCTTCGCTCTATGAGCCGAGCCACTCGCGATACTACAAGAAGGCCCACGTACCAAGGGTCACCGTTCTCAG GTAA
- the LOC123051153 gene encoding uncharacterized protein isoform X1 codes for MPPEKIWIQAKNIDAAAGEIIGVLEDTSKGNVIYFKGWEGFGASAVLNLVAQRLKSSTRLNKFDKVIHVDCSVWKSMRALQKVVAEELDLPQSVMAIFDLCDEEDDFNGMDQGSRGVIADIRREIFRKLVNSIFVVVFHNGSRRYIDLYDCGVPVTTFLSNKMLWTWHGRFRSNLILEEGEKEKMKSQTDVRLFPSHTGCEIEEGRDVLHEEALEVAKCTGIVHPDDMSHKIVMECLIYRTLIVTDMKTHAPNYWICDGIIQGQDNASAWEIGNSLHRNMCLDFDLTYNEETTPVLQVSDDLLVNRWNFTTHKQLLEDKAGALPPQVTSFFLFADESPTDRASILPVSMFQHSQSSKLRVLHLSHCTFSFASPPFVHCVQLRLLHLDHCRNITEDDEHPSHNEDISCFQKLWVLDLRYTHWSWLLSEKMKRLMVELRELNVEGVKHGSISDLWDGRHSLVILRVTAADPVPTENKDKYSQAQFPNMSSTNSLTTSSFINDVLPSLLESFSFSNKSTTTAKISSISFRGCSQLKNILLRGNLGSLEELDLSGTAVKTLDLREVEAPNLKRLMLLGCEKLCAILWPSEDKRTRVLEKLQINTIQSASPSHNNSEEKTNDASTAAGSSSILTFGASPQDIGRTASFEFQWYISVVDPRLMWSLLTFQQQLLGEEFVYMEIGSFSATGAAVGGCEVAQGIASQQQITQYLYARDILQERLQVVSAIEGVISWMWACPPIPTPSPRDCWYFHMQDEESMERGSLQRQHNTKRISTSVASAPLLICNYAKMLYVHDSSSITCVPCPQGSRWPWLKWCRVERCPKLCSVFATPQLSDDLDVFWSLSTFWASQLLKARYIWNWSAVGQPGGDSFEDLAFLHLDYCPRLIHVLPLSEHMDTLPSLETLEIVCCGDLKEVFSLDPNRQEKQETIEFPKLRRIHLYQLSNLQSICGSRMSAPNLETVRIRGCWGLRRLPAVSGSTTNRPKVDCEKDWWDNLEWDGVEAKHDPSLYEPSHSRYYKKAHVPRVTVLR; via the exons ATGCCTCCAGAG AAGATCTGGATCCAGGCGAAAAACATCGATGCTGCAGCAGGAGAGATAATTGGTGTTTTGGAGGATACAAGCAAAGGAAATGTGATCTACTTCAAGGGCTGGGAAGGATTTGGAGCATCCGCTGTTCTCAATCTGGTGGCCCAACGCCTGAAATCATCCACGAGACTGAACAAGTTTGACAAGGTTATCCATGTAGATTGCTCGGTGTGGAAAAGCATGAGGGCCCTGCAAAAGGTAGTAGCAGAGGAGCTGGACCTTCCACAGTCTGTGATGGCCATCTTTGATCTATGCGACGAGGAGGACGATTTCAATGGGATGGATCAAGGATCCAGAGGGGTGATAGCAGATATCAGAAGGGAAATCTTCAGAAAGCTTGTTAACAGTATATTTGTGGTGGTTTTTCACAATGGGAGCAGAAGATACATTGATTTGTACGATTGTGGTGTCCCAGTAACAACATTTTTGAGTAACAAGATGTTGTGGACCTGGCACGGGAGGTTCCGGAGCAATCTCATACTAGAAGAAGGggaaaaggaaaagatgaagaGTCAGACAGATGTTCGCTTATTTCCTTCTCATACTGGATGTGAAATTGAGGAAGGGCGAGATGTACTGCATGAAGAGGCTTTGGAAGTTGCCAAGTGCACGGGGATTGTTCATCCTGACGATATGAGCCACAAGATAGTCATGGAGTGCCTCATATACAGGACACTGATTGTTACGGACATGAAGACACATGCACCAAACTATTGGATCTGCGATGGCATTATACAGGGCcaagacaatgcatcagcatggGAGATTGGCAATTCTCTGCACAGAAACATGTGCTTGGATTTTGATTTAACATATAATGAGGAAACAACTCCCGTGCTACAGGTGTCGGATGATTTACTTGTTAACCGCTGGAATTTCACCACCCACAAACAACTCCTAGAGGATAAGGCTGGAGCGTTGCCTCCTCAGGTGACATCCTTCTTCCTTTTTGCAGATGAATCACCAACAGATAGAGCATCAATATTGCCGGTTAGCATGTTTCAACATTCACAAAGCAGCAAGCTACGTGTGTTACACCTGTCTCATTGCACCTTCAGTTTTGCATCTCCTCCCTTCGTCCATTGCGTCCAACTAAGATTGCTCCATCTGGACCATTGCAGAAATATCACAGAGGATGATGAGCATCCAAGCCACAATGAAGACATATCATGTTTCCAGAAGCTATGGGTGCTGGATCTGAGGTATACACACTGGTCCTGGTTGCTAAGTGAAAAGATGAAGAGATTGATGGTTGAACTCAGGGAGCTGAATGTGGAGGGAGTCAAGCATGGGAGCATCAGTGATTTGTGGGATGGTAGACATAGCCTTGTCATACTTCGAGTAACAGCAGCAGATCCAGTCCCTACGGAGAACAAAGACAAATATAGTCAAGCACAATTCCCCAATATGTCCAGTACAAATAGCCTTACGACATCTTCCTTCATCAACGATGTCCTGCCTTCTTTGCTTGAGTCATTTAGCTTCAGTAACAAATCTACAACTACTGCCAAGATATCTAGCATCTCCTTCCGGGGTTGTTCTCAGTTGAAGAATATACTTCTCAGAGGTAATTTGGGGAGCCTGGAGGAGCTGGACCTCTCGGGAACGGCAGTGAAAACCCTTGACCTCAGAGAAGTGGAAGCTCCAAACCTCAAGCGTCTCATGCTGCTGGGCTGTGAGAAGCTCTGTGCAATATTATGGCCATCGGAAGATAAAAGGACAAGGGTTTTGGAGAAGTTGCAGATCAACACCATCCAATCTGCATCACCTAGCCATAATAATTCGGAAGAGAAGACCAACGACGCTAGTACTGCTgcaggatcatcatctatccttacTTTTGGGGCTTCACCACAAGACATCGGTCGAACTGCATCTTTTGAGTTTCAGTGGTACATATCTGTAGTGGATCCAAGGCTCATGTGGTCGCTTCTTACCTTTCAACAACAACTTCTTGGGGAAGAATTTGTATACATGGAGATTGGTTCATTTTCTGCAACTGGAGCTGCTGTTGGTGGTTGTGAAGTTGCTCAAGGCATCGCGAGCCAGCAGCAGATTACTCAATACTTATATGCAAGAGATATCTTGCAAGAGCGCCTGCAAGTTGTCAGTGCTATAGAAGGTGTTATTAGCTGGATGTGGGCTTGCCCACCTATTCCTACTCCAAGTCCTCGAGACTGCTGGTACTTCCACATGCAAGATGAAGAGAGTATGGAGAGAGGATCGTTACAGCGGCAACACAACACCAAAAGGATTAGTACCAGTGTTGCTTCAGCCCCTCTCCTTATATGTAATTATGCAAAGATGTTGTATGTGCATGATAGCTCGTCCATCACTTGCGTTCCGTGCCCACAAGGTTCAAGGTGGCCGTGGCTTAAATGGTGCCGAGTTGAGAGGTGCCCCAAGCTATGCTCTGTCTTTGCTACTCCCCAACTAAGTGATGACCTGGACGTCTTTTGGTCCTTGTCTACGTTCTGGGCGTCCCAGCTCCTGAAGGCGCGCTACATCTGGAACTGGAGTGCAGTAGGTCAACCTGGTGGAGATTCGTTCGAAGACCTAGCGTTCTTGCACCTGGACTATTGCCCCAGACTCATACATGTGCTTCCCTTGTCTGAGCATATGGACACCCTGCCTAGCCTGGAGACGCTGGAGATCGTGTGCTGCGGTGATCTGAAGGAAGTCTTCTCTTTGGACCCTAATCGCCAAGAGAAGCAGGAAACTATAGAATTTCCCAAGCTAAGAAGGATCCACCTGTACCAGCTCTCCAACCTACAAAGCATCTGTGGGAGCAGGATGTCCGCGCCGAACCTTGAGACCGTCAGAATCCGGGGCTGTTGGGGCCTTCGACGCCTGCCGGCAGTCAGCGGCAGCACCACCAACCGGCCCAAGGTGGACTGCGAGAAGGACTGGTGGGACAACCTGGAGTGGGACGGTGTGGAGGCGAAGCACGACCCTTCGCTCTATGAGCCGAGCCACTCGCGATACTACAAGAAGGCCCACGTACCAAGGGTCACCGTTCTCAGGTGA